In Xyrauchen texanus isolate HMW12.3.18 chromosome 27, RBS_HiC_50CHRs, whole genome shotgun sequence, one genomic interval encodes:
- the tab3 gene encoding TGF-beta-activated kinase 1 and MAP3K7-binding protein 3, whose product MAQGGPQLDYHILQDLKQRFPEIPEKVVSQCLLQNNNNLDLCCHLLAQESNRYLYEEFHSPDEVHLNRNHMLRISVGYPAPEGAKNNAGGRALVHSSSESHIEHPRSGFPEPLSAPATMVPSPGFNPFFVNDQGRSNISTPPPSIQGMSPTYPSIARYMTPITVTLSQNIPSAPQALQIPPGAYCNSGNTMYMRPSPSQSPQPTPWPTSGTSVYQQSPYATPTYQSPYSSPQHQVQQPPHVFLPISSPTLPGLSYQQPMPMSHRPYLSSKGPMKNQIEITLDGQRTRSNSPVHTPTLYMANSPSPSSPSRAISMSGPPGATIHQGMYVHQGVARPRPASSPQPATSAFIKIKVSPGQAQYSSGSPPVEAESLLNIVDQGERHAAPPPILPISVLPGNISCQINRMPRRSSSGSDDYAYTQALLLHQRARMERLIKELMLERRKLEQLKADVNEMEFDALQRRIRRVNSTSLILRPEEMTRIRSQNRQLQIDIDCTIKETDLQSRGKFDVRAMNNFYDNIQPGPVAPPIRVKPPVVQRDEDYEGAPWNCESCTFLNHPALHRCEQCEMPRNT is encoded by the exons ATGGCGCAAGGAGGGCCTCAGCTGGACTATCACATACTGCAGGACCTAAAGCAGCGTTTCCCAGAAATTCCAGAGAAAGTAGTGTCTCAATGCCTTCTTCAG AACAACAATAACCTGGACCTCTGCTGCCATCTGCTGGCTCAAGAGAGTAATCGATACCTGTATGAGGAGTTCCACAGTCCAGATGAGGTGCACTTGAACCGGAACCACATGCTGCGTATAAGTGTGGGTTACCCTGCTCCTGAAGGAGCAAAAAATAATGCTGGCGGCCGGGCTTTGGTCCACAGTTCCAGTGAGAGTCACATTGAGCATCCTCGAAGTGGCTTCCCTGAGCCTCTCTCCGCCCCTGCTACCATGGTGCCATCACCAGGGTTCAACCCCTTCTTCGTGAACGACCAAGGACGCTCAAACATCTCCACTCCTCCACCCAGCATCCAGGGCATGTCACCTACATATCCCTCCATTGCACGTTACATGACTCCCATAACAGTTACCCTCTCCCAGAACATCCCCTCTGCCCCCCAGGCATTGCAGATTCCTCCTGGTGCTTATTGTAACAGCGGGAACACCATGTACATGCGTCCCTCACCCTCTCAGAGTCCTCAGCCCACTCCCTGGCCGACGTCTGGGACATCTGTGTACCAGCAGTCTCCTTACGCCACTCCAACATATCAGTCCCCTTACAGCTCTCCCCAACATCAGGTCCAGCAGCCGCCCCATGTTTTTTTGCCCATAAGTTCCCCCACGCTCCCTGGCCTGTCTTACCAGCAACCCATGCCCATGTCCCACAGGCCCTACTTGTCCTCCAAAGGTCCAATGAAGAACCAGATAGAGATCACACTGGATGGACAGCGAACACGAAGCAACTCCCCTGTACATACTCCAACACTCTATATGGCCAACAGCCCTTCCCCGAGTTCCCCATCTCGGGCTATTAGTATGAGCGGACCCCCTGGGGCCACCATCCATCAAGGAATGTATGTGCACCAGGGTGTGGCAAGGCCCCGACCTGCATCATCTCCCCAGCCTGCCACTTCTGCATTCATCAAGATCAAAGTGTCCCCTGGACAGGCACAGTATTCATCAGGCTCTCCACCAGTTGAGGCAGAATCCCTCCTCAATATAGTGGACCAGGGAGAGCGCCATGCTGCCCCTCCCCCCATCCTGCCCATCTCTGTGCTGCCAGGGAACATCTCCTGCCAGATCAACCGCATGCCTAGACGATCCAGCTCTGGCTCGGATGACTATGCATATACTCAAG CACTACTGTTGCACCAGCGTGCACGGATGGAGCGTTTGATAAAAGAGCTCATGCTGGAACGGCGGAAACTGGAGCAGTTGAAGGCAGATGTGAATGAAATGGAATTTGACGCCCTGCAGAGACGTATCAGACGAGTGAACAGCACCAGTCTAATTCTTCGT CCTGAGGAGATGACCAGAATTCGGTCCCAAAACAGACAGCTCCAGATTGACATTGATTGCACCATTAAGGAGACAGACCTGCAGTCTAGAG gcaagTTTGATGTGAGAGCCATGAACAATTTTTATGATAATATTCAGCCTGGCCCTGTTGCACCACCCATAAGAG TTAAACCTCCAGTTGTGCAAAGAGACGAGGATTACGAGGGAGCTCCATGGAACTGTGAAAGTTGCACTTTCCTTAACCACCCCGCGCTGCACCGCTGTGAACAGTGTGAGATGCCGCGCAACACTTGA
- the nexn gene encoding nexilin isoform X2 — translation MSLANVPTGTIHVNDTENTNDSADANDTNMINEENHKEEENMTHGTAEMHDKSCTIEEVEMNDVTDEPQKNTLADKEEPKQETKTPGKARKRERVPKTNDANIIQVDSMDDVADASDDTNVTNITEVALKQEKLFKTSKPVQRSYVPKLGKEDVKNKFEAMQKAREERNQKRSQEEQKKRREQYVKEREYNRKKQMIKELLASSDEEEEVKPTKIEKSYVPKITGSVKGKFAEMEKQRQEVERKRTEEERKKRVKQEAMEKAKIKKELAKKAEEEGDDSILVRVVPAKSQKQPGKIQINFEDMEKSREEELKKQTEEEKKKRYDENRRSFREAKRRSIAEQLEDTEYQPKEREQVTPGKLRLTFEEQEKERQEQQRKQAEDEARRRLEEERKAFEEAKLGMDDEDTQVTLGEKEEFRPGKLRLSFEELEKQRLEEEHKRVEEERKRRIKEERKAFAEARKSMILNDDDDILLAMINSDGATPGKLAISFEDLERQRREEEQKRKEEEAKRRLEEEKRLFAEARKNMSPGLNQDNMTGCGDGEVQDDDETLVRTESQEAIHSGKLEINFEEMLKMKEEAERKRKEEAKRKKMEMEKKEFEQLRQEMGEDEINESSEVVSAEYEELTKLKRTGSIQAKTLKSKFEKIKQLTEEDIQKKIEEERARRKEIDEKIKEREAERCQEDEDEDKTTPTKVEDVPFRQKVDMRARFEQMAKAREEEQKRRVEEQKLQRMQFEQKEIDAALQKKKEEEEEEEGSIINGSAAYEDEEDHARSGAPWFKKPLKNQSVVDAEPVRFTVKITGEPKPEVTWWFEGEVLPDSEDYQYIERGETYCLYLPETFPEDEGEYMCKAVNSRGTAASTCILTIETEDY, via the exons ATGAGTCTGGCGAATGTTCCAACAGGCACAATACATGTAAACGACACAGAAAACACAAACGACTCAGCTGATGCTAATGATACAAACATGATCAATGAAGAAAACCATAAAGAGGAAGAAAACATGACACACGGCACAGCTGAAATGCATGACAAGAGTTGCACGATTGAAGAGGTGGAAATGAACGATGTTACAGATGAACCACAGAAGAACACATTAGCAGATAAGGAAGAGCCCAAacaggagacaaagacccctggCAAGGCAAGAAAGCGAGAGAGGGTCCCGAAAACAAATGACGCAAATATCATCCAAGTGGATAGCATGGATGATGTGGCTGATGCATCGGATGACACGAATGTGACTAATATTACAGAAGTGGCACTAAAACAAgag aaactgtTTAAAACATCTAAACCTGTACAGAGGAGTTATGTTCCTAAATTGGGGAAAGAAGATGTCAAGAATAAATTTGAAGCCATGCAGAAAGCTAGAGAAGAGAGAAACCAAAAGAGAAGTCAGGAAGAGCAAAAGAAACGCAGGGAGCAATACGTTAAAGAGAGAGAATACAATCGCAAGAAGCAAATG ATAAAGGAACTCCTTGCCTCCAGCGATGAAGAGGAAGAGGTGAAGCCGACCAAGATAGAAAAATCCTACGTTCCCAAAATTACTG GCAGTGTGAAGGGCAAGTTTGCTGAGATGGAGAAACAGAGGCAGGAGGTGGAGAGGAAAAGAACAGAAGAGGAGCGAAAGAAGCGAGTTAAACAGGAGGCCATGGAGAAGGCCAAGATTAAGAAAGAGTTGGCCAAGAAAGCAGAGGAG GAAGGAGATGACAGTATTTTGGTCAGAGTGGTGCCTGCAAAATCACAGAAACAACCAGGAAAGATCCAGATCAACTTTGAGGACATGGAGAAGAGCCGAGAAGAAGAACTAAAGAAGCAGactgaggaggagaagaagaagagaTACGATGAGAACCGACGGTCTTTCCGTGAGGCCAAGCGTCGCTCCATAGCTGAACAG CTGGAGGATACAGAGTATCAGCCCAAAGAGAGGGAGCAGGTGACCCCTGGTAAACTGCGTCTGACCTTTGAAGaacaagaaaaagagagacagGAACAGCAGAGAAAGCAGGCAGAGGACGAAGCCAGACGCAGACTGGAGGAGGAGAGAAAAGCATttgaagaggccaagctgggcaTG GATGATGAGGACACTCAGGTTACTCTGGGGGAAAAGGAAGAATTCAGGCCTGGTAAACTTCGACTCAGCTTTGAGGAGCTGGAAAAACAGAGACTGGAAGAGGAACATAAGCGAGTGGAGGAAGAAAGGAAAAGGCGCATCAAAGAAGAGAGAAAGGCCTTTGCTGAGGCCAGAAAAAGCATG attttaaatgatgatgACGACATCCTGCTTGCCATGATAAACTCAGATGGGGCCACACCTGGGAAGTTGGCCATCAGCTTTGAGGATCTGGAAAGACAGAGACGAGAAGAGGAGCAGAAGAGGAAAGAGGAAGAAGCCAAGCGACGCCTGGAAGAGGAGAAAAGACTTTTCGCAGAAGCTCGCAAGAACATG AGCCCTGGACTGAATCAGGATAATATGACTGGATGTGGAGATGGAgaa GTACAGGACGATGATGAAACTCTGGTGCGGACAGAGTCACAGGAAGCAATACATTCTGGAAAACTAGAGATCAACTTTGAGGAGATGCTAAAGATGAAAGAGGAGGCAGAGAGGAAACGCAAAGAGGAGGCCAAACGCAAGAAAATGGAGATGGAGAAGAAAGAATTTGAACAGTTGCGGCAAGAGATGGGCGAG GATGAGATCAATGAAAGTTCTGAGGTGGTGAGTGCCGAgtatgaagagctaacaaagcTGAAGCGGACTGGCTCCATCCAAGCCAAGACACTGAAGTCCAAGTTTGAGAAGATCAAGCAGCTTACAGAGGAGGATATCCAGAAGAAGATCGAGGAGGAAAGAGCAAGGAGGAAAGAAATTGATGAGAAAATCAAGGAGAGAGAGGCAGAGCGCTGTCAAGAG GATGAAGATGAGGACAAAACAACTCCAACAAAAGTAGAGGATGTACCATTCAGACAGAAAGTGGACATGCGTGCACGGTTCGAACAAATGGCAAAAGCCAGAGAAGAGGAACAGAAGCGGAGGGTTGAAGAGCAGAAATTACAGAGGATGCAATTCGAACAAAAAGAGATTGACGCTGCTCTGCAAAAA AaaaaggaagaagaggaggaggaagagggtaGTATTATCAATGGCTCTGCTGCCTACGAGGACGAAGAGGACCATGCCAGGTCAGGTGCTCCATGGTTTAAAAAGCCCCTGAAGAACCAGTCAGTGGTTGACGCTGAGCCTGTACGGTTCACAGTGAAGATCACAGGAGAACCCAAGCCAGAGGTCACCTGGTGGTTTGAGGGTGAGGTGCTTCCAGACTCGGAAGACTATCAGTACATTGAAAGAGGGGAGACCTACTGCCTCTACTTACCAGAAACCTTCCCCGAGGATGAAGGAGAGTACATGTGCAAAGCCGTCAACAGCCGAGGCACTGCTGCCAGCACCTGCATTCTCACGATTGAAA CTGAGGACTACTGA
- the nexn gene encoding nexilin isoform X1, producing the protein MSLANVPTGTIHVNDTENTNDSADANDTNMINEENHKEEENMTHGTAEMHDKSCTIEEVEMNDVTDEPQKNTLADKEEPKQETKTPGKARKRERVPKTNDANIIQVDSMDDVADASDDTNVTNITEVALKQEKLFKTSKPVQRSYVPKLGKEDVKNKFEAMQKAREERNQKRSQEEQKKRREQYVKEREYNRKKQMIKELLASSDEEEEVKPTKIEKSYVPKITGSVKGKFAEMEKQRQEVERKRTEEERKKRVKQEAMEKAKIKKELAKKAEEEGDDSILVRVVPAKSQKQPGKIQINFEDMEKSREEELKKQTEEEKKKRYDENRRSFREAKRRSIAEQLEDTEYQPKEREQVTPGKLRLTFEEQEKERQEQQRKQAEDEARRRLEEERKAFEEAKLGMFQDDEDTQVTLGEKEEFRPGKLRLSFEELEKQRLEEEHKRVEEERKRRIKEERKAFAEARKSMILNDDDDILLAMINSDGATPGKLAISFEDLERQRREEEQKRKEEEAKRRLEEEKRLFAEARKNMSPGLNQDNMTGCGDGEVQDDDETLVRTESQEAIHSGKLEINFEEMLKMKEEAERKRKEEAKRKKMEMEKKEFEQLRQEMGEDEINESSEVVSAEYEELTKLKRTGSIQAKTLKSKFEKIKQLTEEDIQKKIEEERARRKEIDEKIKEREAERCQEDEDEDKTTPTKVEDVPFRQKVDMRARFEQMAKAREEEQKRRVEEQKLQRMQFEQKEIDAALQKKKEEEEEEEGSIINGSAAYEDEEDHARSGAPWFKKPLKNQSVVDAEPVRFTVKITGEPKPEVTWWFEGEVLPDSEDYQYIERGETYCLYLPETFPEDEGEYMCKAVNSRGTAASTCILTIETEDY; encoded by the exons ATGAGTCTGGCGAATGTTCCAACAGGCACAATACATGTAAACGACACAGAAAACACAAACGACTCAGCTGATGCTAATGATACAAACATGATCAATGAAGAAAACCATAAAGAGGAAGAAAACATGACACACGGCACAGCTGAAATGCATGACAAGAGTTGCACGATTGAAGAGGTGGAAATGAACGATGTTACAGATGAACCACAGAAGAACACATTAGCAGATAAGGAAGAGCCCAAacaggagacaaagacccctggCAAGGCAAGAAAGCGAGAGAGGGTCCCGAAAACAAATGACGCAAATATCATCCAAGTGGATAGCATGGATGATGTGGCTGATGCATCGGATGACACGAATGTGACTAATATTACAGAAGTGGCACTAAAACAAgag aaactgtTTAAAACATCTAAACCTGTACAGAGGAGTTATGTTCCTAAATTGGGGAAAGAAGATGTCAAGAATAAATTTGAAGCCATGCAGAAAGCTAGAGAAGAGAGAAACCAAAAGAGAAGTCAGGAAGAGCAAAAGAAACGCAGGGAGCAATACGTTAAAGAGAGAGAATACAATCGCAAGAAGCAAATG ATAAAGGAACTCCTTGCCTCCAGCGATGAAGAGGAAGAGGTGAAGCCGACCAAGATAGAAAAATCCTACGTTCCCAAAATTACTG GCAGTGTGAAGGGCAAGTTTGCTGAGATGGAGAAACAGAGGCAGGAGGTGGAGAGGAAAAGAACAGAAGAGGAGCGAAAGAAGCGAGTTAAACAGGAGGCCATGGAGAAGGCCAAGATTAAGAAAGAGTTGGCCAAGAAAGCAGAGGAG GAAGGAGATGACAGTATTTTGGTCAGAGTGGTGCCTGCAAAATCACAGAAACAACCAGGAAAGATCCAGATCAACTTTGAGGACATGGAGAAGAGCCGAGAAGAAGAACTAAAGAAGCAGactgaggaggagaagaagaagagaTACGATGAGAACCGACGGTCTTTCCGTGAGGCCAAGCGTCGCTCCATAGCTGAACAG CTGGAGGATACAGAGTATCAGCCCAAAGAGAGGGAGCAGGTGACCCCTGGTAAACTGCGTCTGACCTTTGAAGaacaagaaaaagagagacagGAACAGCAGAGAAAGCAGGCAGAGGACGAAGCCAGACGCAGACTGGAGGAGGAGAGAAAAGCATttgaagaggccaagctgggcaTG TTCCAGGATGATGAGGACACTCAGGTTACTCTGGGGGAAAAGGAAGAATTCAGGCCTGGTAAACTTCGACTCAGCTTTGAGGAGCTGGAAAAACAGAGACTGGAAGAGGAACATAAGCGAGTGGAGGAAGAAAGGAAAAGGCGCATCAAAGAAGAGAGAAAGGCCTTTGCTGAGGCCAGAAAAAGCATG attttaaatgatgatgACGACATCCTGCTTGCCATGATAAACTCAGATGGGGCCACACCTGGGAAGTTGGCCATCAGCTTTGAGGATCTGGAAAGACAGAGACGAGAAGAGGAGCAGAAGAGGAAAGAGGAAGAAGCCAAGCGACGCCTGGAAGAGGAGAAAAGACTTTTCGCAGAAGCTCGCAAGAACATG AGCCCTGGACTGAATCAGGATAATATGACTGGATGTGGAGATGGAgaa GTACAGGACGATGATGAAACTCTGGTGCGGACAGAGTCACAGGAAGCAATACATTCTGGAAAACTAGAGATCAACTTTGAGGAGATGCTAAAGATGAAAGAGGAGGCAGAGAGGAAACGCAAAGAGGAGGCCAAACGCAAGAAAATGGAGATGGAGAAGAAAGAATTTGAACAGTTGCGGCAAGAGATGGGCGAG GATGAGATCAATGAAAGTTCTGAGGTGGTGAGTGCCGAgtatgaagagctaacaaagcTGAAGCGGACTGGCTCCATCCAAGCCAAGACACTGAAGTCCAAGTTTGAGAAGATCAAGCAGCTTACAGAGGAGGATATCCAGAAGAAGATCGAGGAGGAAAGAGCAAGGAGGAAAGAAATTGATGAGAAAATCAAGGAGAGAGAGGCAGAGCGCTGTCAAGAG GATGAAGATGAGGACAAAACAACTCCAACAAAAGTAGAGGATGTACCATTCAGACAGAAAGTGGACATGCGTGCACGGTTCGAACAAATGGCAAAAGCCAGAGAAGAGGAACAGAAGCGGAGGGTTGAAGAGCAGAAATTACAGAGGATGCAATTCGAACAAAAAGAGATTGACGCTGCTCTGCAAAAA AaaaaggaagaagaggaggaggaagagggtaGTATTATCAATGGCTCTGCTGCCTACGAGGACGAAGAGGACCATGCCAGGTCAGGTGCTCCATGGTTTAAAAAGCCCCTGAAGAACCAGTCAGTGGTTGACGCTGAGCCTGTACGGTTCACAGTGAAGATCACAGGAGAACCCAAGCCAGAGGTCACCTGGTGGTTTGAGGGTGAGGTGCTTCCAGACTCGGAAGACTATCAGTACATTGAAAGAGGGGAGACCTACTGCCTCTACTTACCAGAAACCTTCCCCGAGGATGAAGGAGAGTACATGTGCAAAGCCGTCAACAGCCGAGGCACTGCTGCCAGCACCTGCATTCTCACGATTGAAA CTGAGGACTACTGA
- the nexn gene encoding nexilin isoform X3 — protein sequence MSLANVPTGTIHVNDTENTNDSADANDTNMINEENHKEEENMTHGTAEMHDKSCTIEEVEMNDVTDEPQKNTLADKEEPKQETKTPGKARKRERVPKTNDANIIQVDSMDDVADASDDTNVTNITEVALKQEKLFKTSKPVQRSYVPKLGKEDVKNKFEAMQKAREERNQKRSQEEQKKRREQYVKEREYNRKKQMIKELLASSDEEEEVKPTKIEKSYVPKITGSVKGKFAEMEKQRQEVERKRTEEERKKRVKQEAMEKAKIKKELAKKAEEEGDDSILVRVVPAKSQKQPGKIQINFEDMEKSREEELKKQTEEEKKKRYDENRRSFREAKRRSIAEQLEDTEYQPKEREQVTPGKLRLTFEEQEKERQEQQRKQAEDEARRRLEEERKAFEEAKLGMFQDDEDTQVTLGEKEEFRPGKLRLSFEELEKQRLEEEHKRVEEERKRRIKEERKAFAEARKSMILNDDDDILLAMINSDGATPGKLAISFEDLERQRREEEQKRKEEEAKRRLEEEKRLFAEARKNMVQDDDETLVRTESQEAIHSGKLEINFEEMLKMKEEAERKRKEEAKRKKMEMEKKEFEQLRQEMGEDEINESSEVVSAEYEELTKLKRTGSIQAKTLKSKFEKIKQLTEEDIQKKIEEERARRKEIDEKIKEREAERCQEDEDEDKTTPTKVEDVPFRQKVDMRARFEQMAKAREEEQKRRVEEQKLQRMQFEQKEIDAALQKKKEEEEEEEGSIINGSAAYEDEEDHARSGAPWFKKPLKNQSVVDAEPVRFTVKITGEPKPEVTWWFEGEVLPDSEDYQYIERGETYCLYLPETFPEDEGEYMCKAVNSRGTAASTCILTIETEDY from the exons ATGAGTCTGGCGAATGTTCCAACAGGCACAATACATGTAAACGACACAGAAAACACAAACGACTCAGCTGATGCTAATGATACAAACATGATCAATGAAGAAAACCATAAAGAGGAAGAAAACATGACACACGGCACAGCTGAAATGCATGACAAGAGTTGCACGATTGAAGAGGTGGAAATGAACGATGTTACAGATGAACCACAGAAGAACACATTAGCAGATAAGGAAGAGCCCAAacaggagacaaagacccctggCAAGGCAAGAAAGCGAGAGAGGGTCCCGAAAACAAATGACGCAAATATCATCCAAGTGGATAGCATGGATGATGTGGCTGATGCATCGGATGACACGAATGTGACTAATATTACAGAAGTGGCACTAAAACAAgag aaactgtTTAAAACATCTAAACCTGTACAGAGGAGTTATGTTCCTAAATTGGGGAAAGAAGATGTCAAGAATAAATTTGAAGCCATGCAGAAAGCTAGAGAAGAGAGAAACCAAAAGAGAAGTCAGGAAGAGCAAAAGAAACGCAGGGAGCAATACGTTAAAGAGAGAGAATACAATCGCAAGAAGCAAATG ATAAAGGAACTCCTTGCCTCCAGCGATGAAGAGGAAGAGGTGAAGCCGACCAAGATAGAAAAATCCTACGTTCCCAAAATTACTG GCAGTGTGAAGGGCAAGTTTGCTGAGATGGAGAAACAGAGGCAGGAGGTGGAGAGGAAAAGAACAGAAGAGGAGCGAAAGAAGCGAGTTAAACAGGAGGCCATGGAGAAGGCCAAGATTAAGAAAGAGTTGGCCAAGAAAGCAGAGGAG GAAGGAGATGACAGTATTTTGGTCAGAGTGGTGCCTGCAAAATCACAGAAACAACCAGGAAAGATCCAGATCAACTTTGAGGACATGGAGAAGAGCCGAGAAGAAGAACTAAAGAAGCAGactgaggaggagaagaagaagagaTACGATGAGAACCGACGGTCTTTCCGTGAGGCCAAGCGTCGCTCCATAGCTGAACAG CTGGAGGATACAGAGTATCAGCCCAAAGAGAGGGAGCAGGTGACCCCTGGTAAACTGCGTCTGACCTTTGAAGaacaagaaaaagagagacagGAACAGCAGAGAAAGCAGGCAGAGGACGAAGCCAGACGCAGACTGGAGGAGGAGAGAAAAGCATttgaagaggccaagctgggcaTG TTCCAGGATGATGAGGACACTCAGGTTACTCTGGGGGAAAAGGAAGAATTCAGGCCTGGTAAACTTCGACTCAGCTTTGAGGAGCTGGAAAAACAGAGACTGGAAGAGGAACATAAGCGAGTGGAGGAAGAAAGGAAAAGGCGCATCAAAGAAGAGAGAAAGGCCTTTGCTGAGGCCAGAAAAAGCATG attttaaatgatgatgACGACATCCTGCTTGCCATGATAAACTCAGATGGGGCCACACCTGGGAAGTTGGCCATCAGCTTTGAGGATCTGGAAAGACAGAGACGAGAAGAGGAGCAGAAGAGGAAAGAGGAAGAAGCCAAGCGACGCCTGGAAGAGGAGAAAAGACTTTTCGCAGAAGCTCGCAAGAACATG GTACAGGACGATGATGAAACTCTGGTGCGGACAGAGTCACAGGAAGCAATACATTCTGGAAAACTAGAGATCAACTTTGAGGAGATGCTAAAGATGAAAGAGGAGGCAGAGAGGAAACGCAAAGAGGAGGCCAAACGCAAGAAAATGGAGATGGAGAAGAAAGAATTTGAACAGTTGCGGCAAGAGATGGGCGAG GATGAGATCAATGAAAGTTCTGAGGTGGTGAGTGCCGAgtatgaagagctaacaaagcTGAAGCGGACTGGCTCCATCCAAGCCAAGACACTGAAGTCCAAGTTTGAGAAGATCAAGCAGCTTACAGAGGAGGATATCCAGAAGAAGATCGAGGAGGAAAGAGCAAGGAGGAAAGAAATTGATGAGAAAATCAAGGAGAGAGAGGCAGAGCGCTGTCAAGAG GATGAAGATGAGGACAAAACAACTCCAACAAAAGTAGAGGATGTACCATTCAGACAGAAAGTGGACATGCGTGCACGGTTCGAACAAATGGCAAAAGCCAGAGAAGAGGAACAGAAGCGGAGGGTTGAAGAGCAGAAATTACAGAGGATGCAATTCGAACAAAAAGAGATTGACGCTGCTCTGCAAAAA AaaaaggaagaagaggaggaggaagagggtaGTATTATCAATGGCTCTGCTGCCTACGAGGACGAAGAGGACCATGCCAGGTCAGGTGCTCCATGGTTTAAAAAGCCCCTGAAGAACCAGTCAGTGGTTGACGCTGAGCCTGTACGGTTCACAGTGAAGATCACAGGAGAACCCAAGCCAGAGGTCACCTGGTGGTTTGAGGGTGAGGTGCTTCCAGACTCGGAAGACTATCAGTACATTGAAAGAGGGGAGACCTACTGCCTCTACTTACCAGAAACCTTCCCCGAGGATGAAGGAGAGTACATGTGCAAAGCCGTCAACAGCCGAGGCACTGCTGCCAGCACCTGCATTCTCACGATTGAAA CTGAGGACTACTGA